Proteins from one Periplaneta americana isolate PAMFEO1 chromosome 6, P.americana_PAMFEO1_priV1, whole genome shotgun sequence genomic window:
- the LOC138702120 gene encoding uncharacterized protein — protein sequence MLTRLSTLIWLALLFTTAMITSTAAAAPNQANHELLTHLGMSRRRTPSNHHRKRVASESRHHGINSDDSHMFIIKLPPNPYYYSHTKPLKASSNYNSVNKLPLSFRANGKPARVYHWNIPVLKKMAANARRKMASSKLQAQDSKIYNIQKASSWTQTDRNDVHQKPKPQKQHRKSNHNNQKSPAVSYYAPVSQHKVMIQKYFAGNGKPQSFYVIEKSKKPAYYQRLLP from the coding sequence GTTGTCGACTCTGATTTGGCTGGCGTTGCTGTTCACCACCGCCATGATCACCAGCACAGCGGCTGCGGCCCCCAACCAAGCGAACCACGAGCTGCTAACCCATCTGGGGATGTCCCGCAGGAGAACGCCGTCCAACCACCACAGGAAGCGCGTGGCTAGCGAGTCCAGGCATCACGGGATCAACAGCGACGACTCGCACATGTTCATCATCAAGCTGCCCCCCAACCCTTACTACTACTCCCACACCAAGCCCTTGAAGGCGTCCAGCAACTACAACTCGGTGAACAAGCTGCCACTCAGCTTCAGAGCGAACGGCAAGCCCGCGAGAGTGTATCACTGGAACATCCCTGTCTTGAAGAAGATGGCGGCCAATGCGAGACGCAAGATGGCGTCCTCCAAGCTGCAGGCTCAGGACAGCAAGATATATAACATTCAGAAGGCCTCGTCGTGGACCCAGACGGATAGGAACGACGTCCACCAGAAGCCGAAACCCCAGAAGCAACACAGGAAGTCCAACCACAACAACCAGAAGTCGCCTGCGGTCTCGTACTACGCCCCGGTGTCCCAGCACAAAGTGATGATACAGAAATATTTCGCAGGGAACGGAAAACCACAGTCGTTTTACGTCATCGAGAAGAGTAAGAAACCAGCCTATTACCAGAGGCTTTTGCCTTAG